From the genome of Candidatus Methylopumilus rimovensis, one region includes:
- a CDS encoding LPS-assembly protein LptD translates to MFRKTISLLWVLLLLLPQLSSAEDLLSEKQSPEISQDLVEIEGENLETLLDRKMKARGNAILKKGNKTIKAEVIEYDEISEKLITQGNTSIELENISLTGSSLNYKLTDYTGQMDDVSFNLKSQKKEQTVIKKGYEITKHNYNYRGDAKTIFFDGENKKRLQSSRITTCEANSDDWYIKSKNIEIDTKKDQVKASNALVEFKGVPIFYMPSTSFSLNKNRQSGFLSSTFGTTTRSGFDLRIPYYFNISPNMDATLSARHLGRRGPMAEGQFRYLTENYSGVNELQYMNHDEASGQDNRYFLKLTHQHQFGRGWSGSYDLQKVSDNNYFADLASMIQVTSVVNLPQRANLNYSGDIWKLNVLTEKYQTLTNALNSPYQRLPQVNLSGNKDFDNFTLDLKSQWTLFDRDDKFKFTGNQQITGSRLSMTPAITIPLTSNYGYIKPKVSTNIRSYNLNHSPDNNKDIITPIFSLDSGVYLDRNINFLSQNYTNTLEPRLFYVYIPYKDQSVLPNFDTGLADLNMQTLFYENQYNGLDRINDANQLTASVTSKILDKNGKERLSAIIAQRYYFEDRRVFGNDQLDAKKANSDIFMGASAKLPNSLNLDAMFQFNPSSNSLLRSTLGARYNPEPGKMLNVSHRLIDNIIDNNQNLEVFNVAGQWPLGNRFYSIGRYNYDLKASQTIEVLAGVEYDGGCWVARSIFDRISLPTTPEANYAFFVQLELNGIGSIGSDANRLNTFLYRNVPGLRTVNQIPDVNRQANFN, encoded by the coding sequence ATGTTTAGAAAAACAATCTCACTGCTATGGGTATTGCTTTTGCTGCTTCCTCAGCTTTCATCTGCTGAAGATTTGTTAAGCGAAAAACAATCTCCAGAAATTTCTCAAGACTTAGTTGAAATTGAAGGCGAGAATCTTGAAACCCTTCTTGATCGCAAAATGAAAGCTAGAGGTAATGCAATCCTTAAGAAAGGTAATAAAACGATTAAAGCCGAAGTGATTGAGTATGATGAAATCTCGGAAAAACTAATAACGCAAGGGAATACATCCATAGAATTAGAAAACATCTCCCTTACTGGCTCATCACTTAATTATAAACTAACTGACTATACAGGGCAGATGGACGACGTAAGCTTTAATTTAAAGTCTCAAAAAAAAGAACAAACAGTTATTAAAAAGGGTTATGAAATAACCAAACATAACTATAATTATCGCGGGGATGCTAAAACAATTTTTTTTGATGGTGAAAACAAAAAACGCCTCCAATCTAGCAGGATAACAACCTGTGAAGCTAATTCAGATGACTGGTATATCAAATCAAAAAATATCGAAATTGATACAAAAAAAGATCAAGTAAAAGCTTCAAATGCTTTAGTTGAATTTAAAGGCGTCCCTATTTTTTATATGCCAAGTACAAGCTTTTCCCTTAATAAGAATAGACAATCTGGTTTTTTATCTTCGACATTTGGTACCACCACTAGAAGTGGTTTTGATCTTCGAATACCTTATTACTTTAATATTTCACCTAATATGGATGCAACTCTATCAGCAAGGCATTTGGGCAGAAGAGGTCCTATGGCAGAAGGTCAATTTCGCTACCTAACTGAGAACTATTCCGGAGTTAATGAACTTCAATACATGAATCATGATGAGGCAAGTGGCCAAGATAATCGATATTTTTTAAAACTCACTCATCAGCATCAATTTGGTAGGGGCTGGTCAGGATCTTATGACCTACAAAAAGTATCAGACAATAATTATTTTGCTGATTTGGCATCTATGATCCAAGTCACTAGCGTAGTAAATTTACCTCAAAGAGCAAATCTAAATTATTCAGGTGATATTTGGAAATTAAACGTTTTAACAGAAAAATATCAAACATTAACTAATGCATTAAATTCCCCATATCAGAGACTTCCACAAGTCAATCTCTCAGGAAATAAAGACTTCGATAATTTCACATTAGACCTTAAGTCACAATGGACTCTTTTTGATAGGGATGATAAGTTCAAGTTTACAGGTAACCAACAGATTACCGGGAGTAGATTGAGCATGACACCAGCAATCACTATTCCATTAACCTCTAATTATGGATATATTAAGCCGAAAGTATCTACAAACATACGATCTTATAATCTTAATCATTCACCTGATAATAACAAAGATATAATCACGCCCATTTTTTCTCTGGATAGCGGTGTTTATCTCGACAGAAATATAAATTTTTTAAGTCAAAATTATACAAACACGCTTGAACCCAGATTATTTTATGTCTACATTCCATATAAAGATCAATCAGTATTACCTAATTTTGACACAGGCCTTGCTGATTTAAATATGCAAACTTTATTTTATGAAAATCAATACAATGGACTAGATCGAATAAACGATGCAAATCAATTAACTGCATCGGTTACATCTAAAATTTTAGATAAAAATGGCAAGGAGAGATTATCAGCCATAATTGCACAAAGGTATTATTTTGAAGACAGAAGAGTTTTTGGTAATGATCAATTGGATGCTAAAAAAGCAAATTCAGATATTTTTATGGGTGCATCAGCAAAATTACCAAATTCACTTAACTTAGATGCCATGTTTCAATTTAACCCGAGCTCTAACAGTTTATTAAGAAGCACGCTTGGGGCTCGATATAATCCAGAGCCAGGAAAAATGCTCAATGTGAGCCATCGATTAATTGATAATATTATTGATAATAATCAAAATTTAGAAGTTTTTAATGTGGCGGGCCAGTGGCCTCTTGGAAACAGATTCTATTCTATTGGTCGCTATAATTATGATTTGAAGGCTTCACAAACGATTGAAGTTTTAGCGGGAGTTGAATACGACGGTGGCTGCTGGGTTGCAAGATCAATTTTTGACAGAATATCATTACCAACAACTCCAGAAGCAAATTATGCATTTTTTGTACAGCTTGAATTAAATGGTATAGGATCTATAGGATCAGATGCAAATAGATTAAATACCTTTTTGTACAGAAATGTTCCAGGCTTGAGAACGGTCAATCAAATCCCAGATGTTAATCGTCAGGCAAACTTTAACTAA
- the rsmA gene encoding 16S rRNA (adenine(1518)-N(6)/adenine(1519)-N(6))-dimethyltransferase RsmA: MKHIAKKKFGQNFLKDTAIIHAIIQSINPLPDDLLIEIGPGLGALTKPLIEKTNRLLAIELDRDIVNWMKNEYSKKNIIIFNEDVLNFNFNQFDQKIRIVGNLPYNISTPILFKCIDNILIIKDLHFMLQKEVVDRMIATPSSSEYGRLSVMLQYYFSMDHLVYVPKESFEPEPKVESSFVRLIPYEEYPFIANNIEQFGRIVKEAFSQRRKTIRNTLKSFISENDFEKIGINPQLRAENLSVSDFVKISNYLG, from the coding sequence ATGAAGCATATTGCCAAGAAAAAATTTGGGCAAAATTTCCTCAAAGATACTGCGATCATTCATGCAATAATTCAATCAATCAATCCTCTTCCAGACGATCTGCTCATTGAAATAGGTCCTGGACTTGGAGCGCTTACAAAGCCTCTAATCGAAAAAACTAATCGTCTTTTAGCAATTGAGCTTGATCGAGATATTGTAAATTGGATGAAAAATGAATATTCAAAAAAGAATATCATCATATTCAATGAGGACGTTTTAAATTTTAACTTTAATCAGTTTGATCAGAAAATTAGAATTGTAGGCAATTTACCTTACAACATTTCAACGCCTATTTTATTCAAATGCATTGACAATATTTTAATCATAAAAGACCTTCATTTTATGTTGCAAAAAGAGGTTGTAGATCGCATGATTGCTACCCCTTCGTCTTCGGAATACGGAAGATTGTCAGTAATGCTGCAATACTATTTTTCAATGGATCATTTAGTGTATGTTCCTAAAGAATCGTTTGAGCCTGAACCTAAAGTTGAATCATCTTTCGTAAGACTTATTCCTTATGAAGAATACCCTTTTATTGCAAACAATATAGAACAGTTTGGAAGGATTGTTAAAGAAGCTTTTTCACAAAGACGAAAAACAATTCGTAATACACTCAAATCATTTATAAGTGAAAATGACTTTGAAAAAATTGGTATAAACCCCCAGTTAAGAGCTGAAAATTTATCGGTATCAGATTTCGTAAAAATTTCAAATTATCTAGGCTAA
- the murU gene encoding N-acetylmuramate alpha-1-phosphate uridylyltransferase MurU: MKAMILAAGRGERMRPLTDHIPKPLLEVAGKPLIIWHLEKLAKANFEDVIINHAHLGEMIEACIGDGSRWNLKITYSKEGSPLETAGGIKKALPLIGDQPFLVVNADIYTDFNYATIKNRNLNGCKGHLIMVKNPKQHPEGDFVLKDNQIVLEGKERLTFSGIAIYQPEIFEDISIEPVAKLAPILKKLIDLKYISGEAYQGLWFDIGTPERLNEINLLLKEKLKS; encoded by the coding sequence ATGAAGGCAATGATTCTAGCAGCTGGAAGGGGGGAAAGAATGCGCCCTCTTACAGATCACATACCAAAACCACTTTTAGAGGTTGCGGGAAAGCCATTGATTATTTGGCATTTAGAAAAATTAGCTAAAGCGAATTTTGAGGATGTGATTATTAATCATGCGCATTTGGGAGAAATGATTGAGGCTTGTATTGGCGATGGCTCAAGATGGAATCTTAAAATTACCTATTCTAAAGAAGGCTCACCACTAGAAACAGCAGGTGGTATTAAGAAAGCATTGCCGCTAATTGGGGATCAACCATTTTTGGTAGTTAATGCAGATATATACACTGATTTTAATTATGCCACGATAAAAAATAGGAACTTAAATGGCTGTAAAGGCCACTTAATAATGGTTAAAAATCCTAAGCAACATCCTGAGGGTGATTTTGTTTTAAAAGACAATCAAATTGTGCTAGAAGGAAAAGAAAGGCTTACATTTTCAGGGATTGCTATTTATCAGCCTGAAATTTTTGAAGATATCAGTATAGAGCCTGTTGCAAAATTAGCACCTATACTTAAAAAATTAATTGATTTGAAATACATCAGCGGAGAAGCATATCAAGGGCTTTGGTTTGATATAGGAACGCCAGAGAGATTAAATGAAATTAATCTTTTATTAAAAGAAAAATTGAAGAGCTAA
- the adk gene encoding adenylate kinase, producing MRIILLGAPGAGKGTQAQILKDKFNIPQISTGDMLRAAIKANTKLGVEAKQFMNSGALVPDKLIIELVKERIQDQDCKQGFLLDGFPRTIPQAEAMKQASISIDIVIEIDVPDNVIVDRLSGRRTHLASGRIYHIQNNPPKIQDKDDVTGEPLVQRDDDKKETILKRLDVYHSQTKPLVDYYSKWAASENERLRYIKINGLGDVKDIQKTIFDQIN from the coding sequence ATGAGAATTATTCTACTAGGAGCGCCAGGCGCAGGGAAGGGTACACAAGCCCAAATACTTAAAGACAAATTTAACATCCCACAAATATCTACTGGCGACATGCTTCGTGCTGCTATAAAAGCAAATACAAAACTAGGTGTTGAAGCCAAGCAATTTATGAACAGTGGCGCTCTCGTGCCGGACAAGCTTATTATTGAATTAGTTAAAGAACGCATTCAAGATCAAGATTGTAAACAAGGCTTCTTATTAGATGGTTTTCCTAGGACTATTCCCCAAGCTGAAGCAATGAAACAAGCCTCCATTTCGATAGATATCGTTATTGAAATTGATGTTCCAGATAATGTTATTGTAGATAGGTTAAGTGGTCGAAGAACCCATCTTGCATCTGGTCGTATTTATCATATTCAAAACAATCCACCTAAAATACAAGATAAAGATGATGTTACAGGCGAACCTCTTGTTCAAAGAGATGATGACAAAAAAGAAACGATTCTAAAACGACTCGATGTTTACCATAGCCAAACGAAACCACTTGTTGATTATTATTCAAAATGGGCAGCTTCTGAAAATGAACGGCTTCGTTATATCAAGATTAATGGACTCGGCGATGTTAAAGATATTCAAAAAACAATTTTTGACCAAATTAATTAA
- the pdxA gene encoding 4-hydroxythreonine-4-phosphate dehydrogenase PdxA, producing MSFLKPHIVISSGEPAGIGLDLCVLLSEKTFPAFITVVADKNALSHRAYQLDKVITFHENKLIEHKGDHSLSVYHIAAPEPIKAGALNSNNNSYVFDVLNFALDGCLNKSFDALVTAPINKSIINESQPFTGHTEYIAHYTHAKNEVMLLTSKSMKVALVTTHVPISQVSSLITQEKFEETLKTIHRDLIHRFKINNPTIFVAGLNPHAGENGTLGLEEIDILIPVIHKLKLEGMLIEGPLPADTLFTEKYIKKADCFLAMYHDQGLAVFKHANFGLGVNVTLGLPIIRTSVDHGTAIDLAGKGTIDPNSFYSAIDLAIDLAQKSHS from the coding sequence TTGAGTTTTTTAAAGCCACATATCGTCATAAGCTCAGGCGAACCTGCGGGTATTGGCCTTGATCTTTGCGTCTTGCTGAGCGAAAAAACATTTCCAGCCTTTATTACGGTTGTTGCAGATAAAAATGCCTTATCCCATAGAGCTTATCAGCTCGATAAAGTAATTACATTTCATGAAAATAAACTGATAGAACATAAAGGCGACCATTCACTTTCTGTTTATCATATCGCAGCTCCCGAACCGATTAAGGCAGGAGCCCTCAACTCCAATAATAATAGCTACGTTTTTGATGTATTAAATTTCGCATTAGATGGATGTTTAAATAAATCTTTTGATGCGCTTGTTACAGCTCCTATCAATAAAAGTATTATCAATGAAAGCCAACCCTTTACTGGTCATACTGAATATATTGCGCATTACACTCATGCCAAAAATGAAGTCATGCTCCTCACTTCCAAATCTATGAAGGTTGCACTTGTAACAACTCATGTGCCTATATCACAAGTAAGTAGTTTGATCACACAGGAGAAATTCGAAGAAACTTTAAAAACAATTCATCGCGACCTTATTCACCGATTTAAAATAAATAATCCTACAATTTTTGTTGCTGGCCTTAATCCGCATGCAGGCGAAAATGGCACTTTAGGTTTGGAAGAGATTGATATTCTTATACCCGTCATCCATAAACTAAAATTAGAAGGTATGTTAATTGAGGGGCCACTTCCGGCAGATACACTTTTTACAGAAAAATACATTAAAAAAGCTGACTGTTTTTTGGCAATGTATCATGATCAAGGTCTTGCAGTATTTAAACATGCTAACTTTGGCTTAGGTGTTAATGTCACGCTCGGTCTTCCTATTATTAGGACCTCAGTTGATCATGGAACCGCTATCGATCTTGCTGGAAAAGGAACGATAGACCCAAATAGCTTCTATAGTGCAATTGATTTGGCAATTGACTTAGCTCAAAAATCACACTCATGA
- the leuS gene encoding leucine--tRNA ligase, giving the protein MQATYPFKEIEEKVQSYWDNELTFSVVEDSKKPKYYCLSMFPYPSGKLHMGHVRNYTIGDVLSRFHRMLGFNVLQPMGWDAFGLPAENAALQNKSAPADWTYSNIDYMKHQLKKLGLAIDWKREIATCRPDYYKWEQWLFTQLFKKKLIYKKISTVNWDPIDQTVLANEQVIDGKGWRSGAVVEKKEIPQYFMKITEYAEELLNDLDSLEGWPEQVKIMQKNWIGKSYGCEIEFDIKDHADSVKIYTTRPDTLLGVTYIAIAAEHPLTSFIKKNNPTIEAFVNECTRGSVAEADLATAEKIGIDSGLRAIHPITQKEVPIWIANYVLMNYGSGAVMAVPAHDERDFHFAKKYKLEIEQVIEPIDSKTINLSEAAYTEHGRLINSGEFNGLEFQSAFDAIVKKLTSLNKGKKTTQFRLRDWGISRQRYWGCPIPIIKCQSCGEVPVPEKDLPVVLPENIVMNGVGSPIKQAESFYKTTCPSCGKNAERETDTMDTFVESSWYFARYPSYDNQNAMVDERSNYWMPVDQYIGGIEHAILHLLYARFFNKLLRDLGLIKHKEPFKNLLTQGMVLKNGTKMSKSKGNTVDPQSLIDQFGADTARLFIMFAAPPEQSLEWSDSGVEGANRFLKRLWKTVYDHHAKGKIESYKEGELSDQTKNLRFELHHTIQKITDDIQRRHSFNTAISSVMELMNTFAKVEGEDAVTLSVKQEVIQNVILLLNPFVPHICHALWDHLFNNPIDQELWPKADSNALIKNEYAMVIQVNGKLRGNMLVSADLEQKDIERMALENEDVKRFIGHEDNVKKMIFVPKKLINIVTG; this is encoded by the coding sequence ATGCAAGCCACCTATCCTTTTAAAGAGATTGAAGAAAAGGTTCAATCCTATTGGGACAACGAACTTACTTTCTCTGTTGTCGAGGATTCTAAAAAGCCAAAATATTATTGCTTGTCCATGTTCCCTTATCCTAGCGGAAAGCTTCATATGGGACATGTGAGGAATTATACCATCGGCGATGTATTAAGCCGCTTTCATCGCATGCTAGGTTTTAATGTATTACAGCCCATGGGTTGGGATGCTTTTGGCTTACCTGCAGAAAATGCAGCACTACAAAATAAATCAGCTCCTGCAGATTGGACATACAGCAATATTGATTATATGAAGCATCAGTTAAAGAAGCTAGGTCTAGCTATTGACTGGAAAAGAGAGATTGCAACATGTCGCCCAGATTATTACAAATGGGAGCAATGGCTTTTCACTCAGCTTTTTAAAAAGAAATTAATTTATAAAAAAATTTCTACTGTTAATTGGGACCCTATTGATCAAACTGTTCTTGCAAATGAACAAGTGATTGACGGCAAAGGATGGAGATCTGGTGCTGTTGTTGAAAAAAAAGAGATTCCTCAATACTTCATGAAAATTACTGAATATGCGGAAGAGCTTTTAAATGATCTGGATAGCCTTGAAGGTTGGCCAGAACAAGTCAAAATTATGCAGAAAAATTGGATAGGCAAAAGTTATGGTTGTGAAATTGAATTTGACATCAAAGACCATGCTGATTCGGTTAAAATTTACACCACTCGCCCAGACACCCTCTTAGGCGTGACTTATATAGCTATTGCTGCAGAGCATCCACTTACTTCTTTTATTAAAAAAAATAATCCTACAATTGAAGCATTTGTTAATGAATGCACAAGAGGAAGTGTTGCTGAAGCTGATCTTGCAACTGCAGAAAAAATAGGTATCGATTCTGGACTTCGAGCTATCCACCCTATCACTCAAAAAGAAGTGCCCATTTGGATTGCCAATTATGTATTAATGAATTACGGCTCTGGAGCAGTAATGGCGGTTCCCGCTCATGATGAAAGAGATTTTCATTTTGCGAAAAAGTATAAACTCGAAATTGAACAGGTCATTGAACCAATAGATTCAAAAACAATTAATTTATCTGAGGCTGCGTATACTGAGCATGGTAGGCTAATTAATTCTGGTGAATTTAATGGCTTGGAATTTCAGTCAGCATTCGATGCCATTGTTAAAAAACTAACATCCCTAAATAAAGGTAAAAAAACAACGCAATTTAGATTGCGTGATTGGGGTATTTCAAGGCAGCGTTACTGGGGATGTCCGATACCTATTATTAAATGCCAGTCATGTGGCGAAGTGCCTGTGCCTGAAAAAGACTTACCTGTTGTATTACCTGAAAACATTGTTATGAATGGTGTTGGCTCCCCCATCAAGCAAGCTGAGTCTTTTTACAAAACAACCTGCCCTTCCTGCGGCAAAAATGCTGAAAGAGAAACAGACACAATGGATACTTTTGTGGAGTCCTCCTGGTATTTTGCTCGCTATCCAAGTTATGACAATCAAAATGCCATGGTGGATGAGAGAAGCAATTATTGGATGCCTGTTGATCAATACATTGGTGGCATTGAACATGCGATTTTACATTTATTATATGCGCGCTTCTTTAATAAGCTTTTAAGAGACCTTGGACTTATAAAACATAAGGAGCCATTTAAAAATCTTTTGACTCAGGGCATGGTATTAAAAAACGGTACCAAAATGTCAAAATCAAAAGGCAATACCGTTGACCCTCAGTCACTCATTGATCAATTTGGTGCTGATACTGCCAGACTTTTTATTATGTTTGCAGCCCCCCCGGAACAAAGCTTAGAGTGGTCAGATAGTGGTGTTGAGGGGGCCAATCGTTTCCTAAAACGGCTTTGGAAAACTGTTTATGACCATCATGCTAAAGGAAAAATTGAGTCCTACAAGGAAGGCGAACTCTCAGATCAAACAAAGAATTTAAGATTCGAGCTACATCACACTATACAAAAAATTACCGATGATATTCAAAGAAGACATAGTTTTAATACAGCCATATCTTCAGTAATGGAGCTTATGAATACTTTTGCAAAAGTTGAAGGTGAAGATGCTGTAACACTTTCAGTGAAACAAGAAGTCATACAAAATGTAATTTTATTACTTAACCCTTTCGTACCTCATATATGTCATGCCTTATGGGATCACCTTTTTAATAATCCTATTGATCAAGAGCTTTGGCCTAAAGCCGACTCTAATGCATTAATTAAAAACGAATATGCTATGGTGATCCAAGTGAACGGAAAACTCAGAGGAAATATGCTAGTATCAGCAGATCTTGAACAAAAAGATATTGAGCGCATGGCCCTCGAAAATGAAGATGTTAAAAGATTTATTGGCCATGAAGATAATGTTAAAAAAATGATATTTGTACCTAAAAAACTCATTAATATCGTCACAGGATAA
- a CDS encoding peptidylprolyl isomerase, producing the protein MQFKKLILNIYLALIVFGLISSSFGQTKPESDIKKLDRIIAIVDQDVITEKELQEKINSVTSNLKSQKIEIPLESILRKQVIERLISNSIQIQLANQTGLKISDAQVDKTIERIAEKNKLNVVDFKKNLETDGTNFYKFREEIRNEITIAQLKEREVDSKILITDGEIDNFLNAQSKEFQDEFEVAHILIRVPEDASPEKIDKLKNKAEEAVKQIQSGKNFTQVSAIFSETPNALEGGNLGWKKASDLPTLFVDALKKTEVGKLTSILRSPNGFHILKLINKKGSSGPLVVEQTHVRHILIKLSEITSENEGRQKLIGIKERLENGTKFEDMAKQYSEDPSSNNGGDLGWINPGDTVPEFEKTIKQLNINQISDPIKTPFGWHLIQVLERRSQDMSKESARIQARQQIKMRKSEEAYQDWLQELRDRSFVELRLEDNF; encoded by the coding sequence ATGCAATTTAAAAAATTAATATTAAATATTTATTTGGCCTTAATTGTCTTTGGCTTAATATCCTCTTCTTTCGGGCAAACAAAACCTGAATCTGATATTAAAAAACTTGATCGTATTATTGCTATCGTTGATCAAGATGTAATTACAGAAAAAGAATTGCAAGAAAAAATAAATTCGGTTACTAGCAATCTCAAAAGTCAAAAAATTGAAATCCCTTTAGAAAGTATCTTGAGAAAACAAGTGATAGAAAGATTAATATCAAACAGTATTCAAATCCAACTTGCTAATCAAACCGGACTAAAAATTAGCGATGCCCAAGTTGATAAAACTATTGAACGTATCGCAGAAAAAAATAAACTGAATGTGGTTGATTTCAAAAAAAACCTAGAAACTGATGGCACTAATTTTTATAAGTTTAGAGAAGAAATTAGAAATGAAATCACGATTGCGCAATTGAAAGAACGTGAGGTTGATAGCAAAATTTTAATCACTGATGGAGAAATTGATAACTTCCTAAATGCACAATCAAAAGAATTTCAAGACGAATTTGAAGTTGCTCATATTCTTATTCGCGTTCCTGAAGATGCATCGCCTGAAAAAATTGATAAATTAAAGAATAAAGCTGAGGAAGCCGTTAAGCAAATTCAATCAGGTAAAAATTTTACTCAAGTTTCTGCAATATTTTCAGAAACACCAAATGCGCTTGAAGGTGGGAATCTGGGCTGGAAAAAGGCTTCAGATTTACCAACATTATTTGTAGATGCTCTAAAAAAAACCGAAGTGGGTAAACTTACCTCTATTTTAAGAAGTCCTAATGGTTTTCATATTCTTAAACTGATCAACAAAAAAGGGTCTAGTGGTCCTCTAGTTGTTGAACAAACACATGTGAGGCATATTTTAATTAAACTTTCTGAAATTACTTCGGAAAATGAAGGTCGTCAAAAGCTGATCGGCATTAAAGAGCGTTTAGAAAATGGCACGAAGTTTGAGGATATGGCAAAGCAATATTCAGAAGACCCTTCTTCAAATAACGGTGGCGATTTAGGCTGGATCAATCCAGGAGATACTGTTCCTGAGTTTGAAAAAACAATCAAGCAGCTTAATATTAATCAAATCAGCGATCCTATTAAGACTCCGTTTGGATGGCATCTTATCCAGGTTCTGGAAAGAAGATCTCAGGATATGTCGAAGGAATCAGCTCGAATTCAAGCCAGGCAACAAATCAAAATGCGAAAATCTGAAGAGGCTTACCAAGACTGGCTTCAAGAATTAAGGGATCGCTCTTTTGTAGAGCTTCGTTTAGAAGATAATTTTTAA
- a CDS encoding aminoglycoside phosphotransferase family protein, producing MTRELQITEWLNNILKNQEYTIKPASSDASFRRYFRVMSNNQSYILMDAPPEKENSKPFVDIANTLLNAGLNVPKVYEADLKAGFLLLSDLGNKTYLDELNHQNASLLYRDAYLALIKIQKNADTQSLKLYDDALLMQELRLFPDWYLKFHKSYEMNDSDKNVLDSTFDLLIQNIKSHTQVFVHRDFHSRNLMFCNGDLGENPGILDFQDAVKGSIVYDLVSLFKDAYIVWSEEEVIDWLIRYWEHAKQNKLKVQDDFAEFYRDFEWMGVQRHLKVLGIFARLNYRDHKANYLNDLPAVENYTIRACERYKDFHPLLKLMNRLSST from the coding sequence GTGACTCGCGAACTTCAAATCACTGAATGGTTAAATAATATTCTTAAAAATCAAGAGTATACGATAAAACCTGCTTCATCAGACGCTAGTTTTCGGCGTTATTTCCGCGTCATGTCTAATAATCAATCTTATATTTTGATGGACGCCCCTCCTGAAAAAGAAAATTCAAAGCCCTTTGTTGACATAGCGAATACTCTTCTTAATGCAGGTTTAAATGTCCCCAAAGTTTATGAGGCAGATCTTAAAGCAGGGTTTTTATTGTTGTCAGATTTGGGTAATAAAACTTATCTTGATGAGCTTAATCATCAAAATGCATCATTGCTCTATAGAGATGCCTATTTAGCGCTAATTAAAATTCAAAAAAATGCTGATACTCAGTCACTCAAACTCTATGACGATGCATTATTGATGCAAGAACTTAGATTATTTCCTGATTGGTATCTTAAATTCCATAAATCTTATGAAATGAATGATTCGGATAAGAATGTACTTGATTCAACTTTTGATTTGCTAATTCAAAATATTAAATCTCACACCCAAGTTTTTGTGCATAGAGATTTTCATTCTAGAAATTTAATGTTTTGTAATGGCGATCTGGGAGAAAATCCGGGCATTTTAGATTTTCAAGACGCAGTCAAAGGGTCTATCGTCTATGATCTTGTGTCCTTATTTAAAGATGCTTATATTGTTTGGAGTGAGGAAGAGGTCATAGACTGGCTTATTCGATATTGGGAGCATGCCAAACAAAATAAACTTAAAGTGCAAGATGACTTCGCAGAGTTCTATAGAGATTTTGAATGGATGGGGGTCCAAAGGCATTTAAAAGTTTTAGGTATTTTTGCCCGCTTAAATTACAGAGACCATAAAGCAAATTATTTGAATGATTTACCAGCCGTTGAAAATTACACGATCAGGGCATGTGAGCGCTATAAGGATTTCCATCCTTTATTAAAACTGATGAATAGATTAAGCTCGACATAA
- the lptE gene encoding LPS assembly lipoprotein LptE → MTEISFKTISLEGKELSFTKNLKKTLASNKVAIILPTENPELRIELLSEESEKRILSLSGQGLVREFEIFYRVRYRIKTIDSETWSQENIIETRRDFTFSDSNLIGKEEEERQLNESMRNEAITNLFNQIQHTNK, encoded by the coding sequence ATGACAGAAATATCATTTAAAACAATCAGCTTAGAAGGTAAGGAATTAAGTTTTACAAAAAATCTCAAAAAAACTCTAGCTAGTAATAAAGTGGCTATTATTCTTCCGACAGAAAATCCAGAATTAAGAATTGAACTTCTTAGTGAAGAGAGCGAAAAAAGAATTTTATCTTTAAGCGGCCAAGGTCTTGTTCGAGAATTTGAGATTTTCTATAGAGTTCGTTACCGAATTAAAACTATAGATAGCGAAACTTGGAGCCAAGAAAATATTATAGAAACACGTCGTGACTTTACCTTCAGTGACTCAAATCTTATTGGCAAAGAAGAAGAAGAAAGACAGCTTAATGAATCTATGCGTAATGAAGCTATCACAAATCTATTTAATCAAATTCAGCATACTAATAAATAA